In a single window of the Melanotaenia boesemani isolate fMelBoe1 chromosome 22, fMelBoe1.pri, whole genome shotgun sequence genome:
- the LOC121633930 gene encoding glutathione-specific gamma-glutamylcyclotransferase 1-like, which produces MKPQDIIAWRTSLWIFGYGSLVWKPDFKYIRSKVGYIQGYKRRFWQGDNFHRGSDELPGRVVTLIEDDDATTWGVAFEVSGSKVEESLKYLNVRETVCGGYITRIVDFYPEGEDRSPVPALVYIATADNPLYLGPATPEEIGAQIAVCRGRTGHNLEYLLRLAEFMRKSCPHVEDHHLYSIEKAALALV; this is translated from the exons ATGAAACCTCAAGACATAATTGCTTGGAGGACCAGCCTGTGGATCTTCGGGTACGGGTCGCTGGTGTGGAAGCCTGACTTCAAGTACATAAGGAGTAAGGTTGGTTACATTCAAGGCTACAAGAGACGTTTCTGGCAAGGAGACAACTTCCATCGGGGAAGTGACGAGTTG CCCGGAAGAGTGGTGACACTGATTGAAGACGATGAT GCAACTACTTGGGGCGTAGCATTTGAGGTGTCAGGCTCAAAAGTGGAAGAGTCCCTCAAGTACCTCAATGTCCGTGAGACGGTCTGTGGGGGCTACATCACCAGGATTGTGGATTTCTATCCTGAAGGAGAGGACAGGTCTCCTGTTCCAGCACTGGTGTACATTGCCACCGCCGACAACCCTCTCTACCTGGGACCAGCCACTCCAGAGGAGATCGGTGCCCAGATTGCCGTGTGCAGAGGGAGGACAGGCCATAACCTGGAGTACCTGCTCCGGCTGGCAGAGTTCATGAGGAAGAGCTGCCCACATGTGGAAGACCATCACCTGTATTCCATTGAGAAAGCGGCTCTGGCTTTAGTTTGA